The window TAACTCATGTGCCTCTGAGGAGCACTACTACAGTGTGTTCACATGCTTTCAAACAGTCAGTTCAACTATTTGAGCTGCAACAGAGAGattactttatttaaacttcttcttttgttttgcttttttgtctgttgtgtttaCAGAAGGCTGAGGGAAGAAATGAATGCTCAGAAGAATGCAGAGAGAGCAGCTATGAGAGCTCACTTCAGGAGTAAATATAAACTGTCTGAGGTCAGTATTTTCTGCAAAGAATCCAagtttcaaactgtttttttaaatgctctgAAATCTTTCAGTCTAAattttgtgcaaactgttaagCAGAcgattgttttttgttgtcttcttgAAGCaaattgtaatttattttgaacaaaTTTGGAAAAACTTTTTATATTGCAACTTTTTATACTTGCAATTGTCCTCTTAAAGGTAAAGCCATTTAAACAATACAAAGTATAATTCTAAGGAGACTTAGTTCATTTTTACCAGTTTGCAAATTGCAATAACTCAGTGAGCCCGTCATACTATGGAGCCAGTACAATACTTTAATATTTCCAAACATAGGTTGGTTTTATTGGTCTGTTGTATAACAAAAATCTGTATGACATTGGATTATTTAAAGTGagtgaatgaagtgtgtgtgtagatataGTAAAATGCAAACATATTAATAGCTAAACTTAGGCAAACATAACCAAACCAAAGTGTGGTGTATACCTGTGGACAGGGTCAGTGCAGAGAGTGTGTGCTATACTGAAgtaatgctgcattcaagtgTAATGCAGTTAGGAAGTTAGGAGTTGGAAAGTTGGtcttctgacttcagtgtgttcacgtgcTGTAGATTTGGGAATTATGAATtttgttacaacaacaacaacaaataatgtGGATGCTACAAGAAAGATGTTTGGAATGACACTTTTATAAGTTTTATTTGAGAAAAAAGTTGATGTTCATTAAATGAATTCATAAAAAGTTTCTtcacattaacaaaacatattttgcctgCCATGTTGATGACAAACATGACATGATTTGTGGCATCAAATTCTTTCCTGATTTTCCAAGTTGTTGTTCCAATTTAAGCAGGCATGTGCTTTTTCTAACTCGGAAACatcgtttttccgatgtgtccgacaccatgTGAATGCCGGGTAACTTCAGCACATTGGGCCCAGGTGTGCTGAAGTCACTCTTATTAATGAGCTGAAACGCAAGCCACAGGTTAGAGCCACAGCTCCAAGATATCAACTGAAAACACTACATAACGACAAgagtcaagtcaactttatttatttagcacatttaaaacaaccatGGTTGACgaaagtgctttacagagtaAAAGACAGGACATCACAGTGCAGCTTTTATGGAAATGTGCTCTGTTCCTTTAAACAAAATTCCATactttaaatgtcaaactttacaaaaaaaacaaaacaatgaaatatcaGCACTCTACTGTAAACTGAGTTTTTATATCTACACTAAATGTTGGTGTTTCATGGGAattattggttaaaaaaaaaaatttgaccCATAACCTATTTATCCTTTGAGCcctgttcttctttctgttttccctCATAATTAGGACTCCAAGGACAAAAACCACCTGCGGTCTGTTGGAGGGAAAGTTTCCCTCTCCCACAAGCTGTCGAAGATAATTCACCCTGAAACCAAAACCAAGGACAACAGCTTCAACCTGCTGAAGGCTTTTCAAGGCCTCAGCTTGAGCAAAGCATCGCTCACAGGGAGGAAACACAGCAAGACCTCCACTCCTACACCTGCGGTTGGGGATGCTTGTAAAGTCATGTGATCAATACTCGATCACAAGGATGAACAGTATGTCGCCTTCTGAAGGTCGTGACTGCTGCTACATCACGAGCTGTGctcacatccacatccacattcaGTCCAGTTGCGTACAATGAGACCATGTCATTATgacattctgtttgtttttattcattgttttttatgtagcaataataatatttgaatCCTTGTAATTGTATTACCTGTATACTATTTTAAGATGGTTGATCTAACCTTTAAATGTGATTCATTCTCTGAAGAATAACTTTGTTAATAAACAAGTCAGTGAAAGTGACCTCACAACTGTTggtatattttcatttaattgaTCAGATGTGATACACGATTGTAAATGGCATTCATAATGAGGTATTCACATTTCCTGAAGGGTTTGTCATGTTGTTAACCCACCTGGACCCTAATATTGTCATATACTAattttaataatgtttattttataatatcATGTGGAATATCGTTTGAAAAGTACTGTAGCTAGTTCCTTTTACAGTGATGTCACATCCCTGTAAATGATACAGATCCAACAGTGTGATCTATACACAAGTAAGCAAACTCAGGGCAACATGTTCACATTTCATCTCACTGTTTCAAAAGTAACAAGACATCATTTGATTTACCCATCTGTCTCACTAGTAAGTAAACATTTGCTGTTGAATATTCTGGTCTATTTTTGTTGTTATGTGAGCAAAATCTTTTTTACACGAGCCAAGTTTTAGATATTAGGTTTTTGACTACCCTCTTGTTGTAATTAAACGAGTATTATACAACATGAAGCGGGAACTCAACCCTTGTGAAATTAGAGAAACTAAATAAAGTGACAAAAGGTTTACAGTGTTTCTATTTGTGTTAATTAGCTGTCACAAAAACGTGTAATAAAGACTTGTTTGACCAGCTGTGATCATGTTTTtacatggtgtgtgtgcatgtttcgATAGGCTTGACATTTGTGCTCTGTTGTGATTCTCTTGAACTTACACCTCCCTATCCATAAATCATCATCTGCTATCGGTTCATCAGGGTAGTAGAACACATTCAAGGATATGAGGTTGTggatgaagaagagaaataGTCAGTCCTACGGAGCCGACAGCGAGGACAACAACATCACCAGGGGTGTCAAAACTCAGTTTGGATCATGAGGAGCATGTTCATCAGAGTGACTGTGTGTTTCAAAGCGCAGGGCGTATGTGGCTCCAGGAATCTTTGTGGTGTCGGTCTGCAAAGATCCTTTTGTATGACCGCAGCAGGTACGGTGTTGGGTGGAAAGTCAGAGGGTAGAAAAGCATCACCCAGTGCCGGAGTGATTCAGAGAAGCGTGGACGGACTGGTGAGGAGTTTTGAGGAGATCCCTCACACGGGGCGGAGCGGCTGGATCAACCTGGTGAAGTTCTGGAGGGAGAATCGTTTCCAGCAGCTCCACAAGCACATGGAGAAGACCTTCAATGCACTCGGCCCCATTTACAGGTAGATGGAGAAATTATGCTTTAAACTGCTAGACCAAGAAAGTGTTGAATTAAGGTGTTCCATTATGCTTATAGTATATGTATATTTcttgtgtgtgttcgtgtggaGGGAGCACGTAGGCACCCACAGCAGTGTGAACATCATGTTGCCGTCTGACATCAGTGAACTATTTCGTTTCGAGGGCCTGCACCCCCGGCGCATGACCCTGCAGCCCTGGGCGACACACCGAGAAACACGAAATCACAGCAAGGGAGTCTTTCTCAAGTCAGTGCCAGTTCTATGTATATGCATGTGTACAGCTCATGTTGTTGTAATATCTGTTCTGCAAATCTCTTACAGCACGTACACTGAAGGGACCACCTACCACCCATCCTTATGGGGACGCAACACATGGTCCCCACTTTGTGTATagatatgaatgtgtgtaagagtcaggtttgtgttttttttttttgttaggttGTAGTAATTATGATAAAGATGACATTTCCTCTACTCTATGAATAGATGAGAAAAGGAAGAGCATGTCTTCTTTTTGGTTATGTGGTTATGATCACAATTAAGGTAAGTTGACAGGGGCTGAATATAGAGACTTTAAAACAGGACCTCAAAATTAGGAATAGTCGACTAAAGGAGGAACACATCCGTCTGATGGGTTTTCTCACTTTTTATCCAACCCTTTTTTtacttcacattttcttttcatcttcttCACAGGAACGGCGAGGAATGGCGATCTGACCGTCTACAGCTCAACAAAGAGGTGATGATGACTGCATCCGTGAAGCGCTTTCTCCCCCTGCTTGATGAGGTGGCGAGTGATTTCTGTCGAATGCTGCAGGCGAGAGTGGAGAGGGACGGGAGGGGCGAGAAGGGGACACGCAGCCTGACCATGGATCCCAGTCCTGACCTTTTCCGCTTTGCATTGGAAGGTCAGAGGTGATCTCTTTGGCAAGGACCGGCCATATCTCTCTGTGATTGTTGAAGTTTAGTTGAATTCCTGTTCTATTATTCAGACATGTTTTCTATCCAGGAAATGAAAGTAAATTGTAGAGGAGTGTGAAAGGATGAAGGTCTGATGGAATGTCTCAccttttaatgtcattttcttgttttcatccAGCCCTGATAGACCTTCAAGTCTACACCCTACATATCCTCCCCAATCTGTGTGGGGAGGGGATGGATtaatgtctcctctcctctttcgaCAGCCTCTCATTCACCCTTGTTGACAAACAAATACTAACGTAGGCTGTGACGGCATCTTGCGTCAGAGAAATTATACAACCCCCAACCCTCAATTCAATCTAATTTCAACCTTAGGCATAACTatcatgaacataaacatgcacctataaaaatagaaacacCAACAAACATGATCAAAGCTTCAGCAGTTTTTCACTAGGTCTGCTCCTGCTTGTGTGACTCAGAATGCTACACActtgtattcatctgtgtgcctatgtttgtttgtgtgaagagGGGGGAGGTTTTGACTTTGAGTCATGCTGCTTTGCTCTTAATGGACCACAGCACACCAGGCCAGGTGCTAAGCCAAGATAGGAATAGATCGCCAAGAAACTCTATTCCACTCAGTGCAGTTAATATGACACAAACAGGTCTGATAGTTTCTGGATGTTTTCCTGGGTCCAGATCTGTGTATGCTTCCATTCCCCTGACTTGACTGATTCATCTGCCATCATGGCATGAAACAGGATTTTTAATTCTGTTGAAAAGGCAATCCATCAAATGAGTACAGCTGGGGGGCGCTAATGATTAGCCAACCAGGGCCAAGGGGGCTGAAACCAATGTCAACTTGGTTTCTAGTATTTTTAAGCTTTCCCCTCCCCCTGGAGGATAAGTTTGTCTCTCGTGGTTTTGTAGGGGAATAAGGAATCTCGCTCCCAAGCAAGCTGCACAAGGCTTTCAAGTTTATTTGACCAAGTGGCCAAACGTTGTTGTAACCAGCTTAGGGTCAATTTAATGATGAACACTGGCCCAAATAGACTATTTTCCATCTGATTGCATTGATAAGAAATACCTCTATAAAtcaggaaatgtatttttattttttgttaaaggaTACAACAGCTTTAGGGGCTGCCCAGTGTAGAAACTTTGCTGTAGCgctttgaaatgtttaaccaaAAGTCAACTTTGTTTTGGCTCTGTGTCCCTCATGAATGGAGGCTTCCCGCCTAAGCTACTGGATCTAATTCTCCCCACACTCATGTAGTGGGTGCAATGTCAGACTGAAGATGGAAACTGACTGCAATGAGTTGACAATTCTGTCAGATATCAGGCAAGGTAGACGTTTGGTGGAGGCGAGGCAGCTCCCCTGAGACAAAGTGTACTCAGAAAACTAAATTAACTTTCTGATTGGAGCTGAATATTTTCTGGCTGTCACAGAGAGAGTCTTGTGGAGGCTTTTTTTAGAATATGTCAAATCACAGTACCATGTAATCCTTCAAAGCTTGGATTTTAAGCTTGAAAATATAGAGTATTTTAATCTACTTAGAAAACTGTCAACCCTGAGTTCTTTTTCAGCCTCAGTATGAACAGATTCAAAATGAGTGTTGAGCCTTGGCATTTTCAAGTGTTTGTTTGATGACCTTTACACACTTGACTTACCCACACCCTACCCTCCCTGCCTCCTCCCCTTGCAGCCAGTTGTCATGTGATCTATGGGGAGCGTATTGGCCTCTTCTCCTCATCTCCCTCAATGGAGTCTCAGAAGTTTATATGGGCTGTGGAGCGAATGCTGGCAAccacccctcctctcctctaccTGCCCCCTCGTCTGTTGCACCGCATCGGCGCTCCCCTGTGGACACAGCATGCCAATGCATGGGACCACATCTTCAGCCATGGTAAAAAGAGATGAGAGCATTTCTGGACTCATAAGGCAGggacatttttctttatttttttgtagtttatCCAACTCTGAACAATGTCCCTGGTCTGGTTTTCCTCCAGCGGATGCAAGGATCAAGAGGGGGTACCAGAAGCTGTCATCCACCCAGAGGAAAGGGTCTGAGGCTGGGGCTGTTGAAGGACATTACACGGGGGTCCTGGGACAACTCCTGGAGAAAGGGCAGCTGTCTTCGGACCTCATCAAAGCCAACATCACTGAATTGATGGCCGGAGGGGTTGACACGGTCTGTCTGCATTGCGTGTTCTTGGCTTGACTATGTGCCACACTGTAACTGATTGTGTGTCCCCTCTCATCCATcttctctgcagacagctgtgCCCCTGCAGTTTGCTCTGTTT is drawn from Labrus bergylta chromosome 8, fLabBer1.1, whole genome shotgun sequence and contains these coding sequences:
- the si:ch211-81a5.8 gene encoding complexin-3 — protein: MESMVRVKKSMRTPMRKLTSCVSGVKERRLCASHRNKRGRGGGGRCNRLRRRSPPLQKAHYKDSTVTRSYQTDLDKERRLREEMNAQKNAERAAMRAHFRSKYKLSEDSKDKNHLRSVGGKVSLSHKLSKIIHPETKTKDNSFNLLKAFQGLSLSKASLTGRKHSKTSTPTPAVGDACKVM
- the cyp11c1 gene encoding cytochrome P450 11C1 — its product is MRSMFIRVTVCFKAQGVCGSRNLCGVGLQRSFCMTAAGTVLGGKSEGRKASPSAGVIQRSVDGLVRSFEEIPHTGRSGWINLVKFWRENRFQQLHKHMEKTFNALGPIYREHVGTHSSVNIMLPSDISELFRFEGLHPRRMTLQPWATHRETRNHSKGVFLKNGEEWRSDRLQLNKEVMMTASVKRFLPLLDEVASDFCRMLQARVERDGRGEKGTRSLTMDPSPDLFRFALEASCHVIYGERIGLFSSSPSMESQKFIWAVERMLATTPPLLYLPPRLLHRIGAPLWTQHANAWDHIFSHADARIKRGYQKLSSTQRKGSEAGAVEGHYTGVLGQLLEKGQLSSDLIKANITELMAGGVDTTAVPLQFALFELGRNPEVQEMVRQEVRASWSQAGGDPQKALQGAPLLKGTIKEILRLYPVGTTVQRYPIKDIVLQNYHIPAGTMVQACLYPMGRSSEVFEDPLRFNPGRWGSSRREGQSVEGAGFRSLAFGFGARQCVGRRIAENEMQLLLMHILLSFHLSVSSSEDIKTTCTLILQPETPPMITFRKL